A window from Balearica regulorum gibbericeps isolate bBalReg1 chromosome 1, bBalReg1.pri, whole genome shotgun sequence encodes these proteins:
- the HAL gene encoding histidine ammonia-lyase, translating into MPRYTVHVRGEWLAVPCLNRTNTIRWLGKEAVRRYMKNKPDNGGFASVEEVKFYIRRCKGLGLLDLDDTVEDALEDNEFVEVVIEGDIMSPDFIPSQPEGVHLYSKYREPEQYLSLDGNSLTTEDLVNLGKGLYKIKLTPEAEAKVKQSREVIERIVNEQTVVYGITTGFGKFARTVIPNSKLRELQVNLVRSHSAGVGKPLSPERSRMLLALRINVLAKGYSGISLETLQQVIEAFNASCLPYIPEKGTVGASGDLAPLSHLALGLIGEGKMWSPKSGWADAKYVLEAHGLRPITLKPKEGLALINGTQMITSLGCEAVERAGAIARQADIIAALTLEVLKGTTRAFDTDIHAVRPHQGQAEVAFRFRSLLDSDHHPSEIAESHRFCDRVQDAYTMRCCPQVHGVVNDTIAFVKDIMMTEINSATDNPMVFAERAETISGGNFHGEYPAKALDYLAIGVHELAAISERRIERLCNPSLSELPAFLVTEGGLNSGFMIAHCTAAALVSENKALCHPSSVDSLSTSAATEDHVSMGGWAARKALRVIEHVEQVLAIELLAACQGIEFLRPLRTTTPLEKVYDLVRSVVRPWMKDRFMAPDIEAAHRLLVEQKVWEVANPYIEKYRREHIPESRPISPTAFSLGLLEMSSGVGHDHRHQDEL; encoded by the exons ATGCCGAGATACACGGTGCACGTCCGAGGAGAATGGCTGGCAGTGCCCTGCCTAAACCGCACGAACACGATCAGGTGGCTGGGAAAGGAAGCTGTGAGACGGTACATGAAGAACAAACCCGACAACGGGGGATTTGCCTCGGTGGAAGAAGTCAAATTTTACATTCGAAGGTGCAAGGGACTTGGCTTGCTGGATCTTGATGATACAGTGGAGGATGCTCTAGAGGACAATGAATTTGTTGAAGTTG TTATAGAAGGAGATATAATGTCTCCAGATTTCATACCATCTCAGCCAGAAGGAGTTCATTT ATACAGCAAATACCGAGAACCAGAACAG TATCTTTCTTTAGATGGCAACAGCTTAACAACAGAGGACTTGGTCAATTTAGGAAAGGGACTCTACAAGATAAAG CTCACACCTGAAGCTGAAGCTAAAGTCAAACAATCACGCGAAGTGATTGAAAGGATTGTAAACGAACAGACGg TTGTTTATGGAATCACCACGGGGTTTGGGAAGTTTGCCAGGACTGTCATCCCAAACAGTAAGCTGAG ggaGCTTCAAGTGAACTTGGTTCGTTCACATTCTGCAG GTGTGGGGAAACCTTTGAGTCCAGAGAGATCTCGCATGCTGTTGGCACTGAGGATCAATGTCCTAGCAAAAGGATACAGTGGAATATCCCTAGAAACGCTCCAGCAAGTTATTGAAGCATTTAATG CGTCCTGCCTTCCTTATATCCCTGAGAAAGGGACAGTTGGAGCCAGCGGAGACTTGGCCCCCCTCTCTCATCTTGCTCTGGGATTAATTGGAGAAGGAAAGATGTGGTCCCCAAAGAGTGGCTGGGCTGATGCTAAATAT GTCCTGGAAGCCCATGGTCTGAGACCAATTACCTTGAAACCAAAAGAG GGTTTGGCTCTCATCAATGGGACACAAATGATCACCTCACTGGGGTGCGAAGCGGTTGAAAGAGCCGGTGCTATTGCTAGACAAGCTGACATAATCGCTGCTCTTACACTTGAAGTCTTGAAGGGTACAACAAGGGCCTTTGACACCG ATATCCACGCAGTGCGCCCACATCAAGGGCAGGCCGAAGTGGCATTTCGATTCAGGTCCCTTCTAGACTCTGACCATCATCCATCAGAAATAGCAG AGAGCCATAGATTCTGTGACCGAGTTCAGGATGCATACACGATGCGCTGCTGCCCTCAG GTCCATGGAGTTGTAAATGATACAATTGCTTTTGTGAAGGACATAATGATGACTGAAATCAATAGTGCAACGGACAACCCC ATGGTGTTTGCTGAAAGAGCAGAGACCATTTCTGGAGGAAATTTTCATGGCGAATATCCTGCAAAG GCTCTAGACTATTTGGCAATTGGTGTGCACGAACTCGCTGCAATTAGTGAAAGAAGAATTGAGAGGCTCTGCAACCCCTCGCTCAGCGAACTGCCTGCATTTTTAGTCACTGAAGGAGGTCTGAACTCTGGCTTCATGATTGCACACTGTACTGCAGCTGCCCTGG TTTCTGAGAACAAAGCCTTGTGCCATCCCTCGTCTGTGGATTCTCTCTCAACTAGTGCTGCTACAGAGGATCACGTGTCCATGGGAGGATGGGCTGCAAGAAAAGCTTTGAGAGTTATTGAACACGTGGAACaag TTCTGGCTATTGAGCTGCTCGCGGCTTGCCAGGGCATTGAATTCCTACGCCCTCTGAGAACAACAACCCCATTGGAGAAGGTCTATGACCTTGTGCGCTCTGTTGTGAG GCCTTGGATGAAGGATCGCTTCATGGCCCCGGACATCGAAGCAGCTCACAGGCTGCTCGTGGAGCAGAAG GTGTGGGAAGTGGCTAACCCTTACATTGAGAAGTACAGGAGGGAACACATCCCTGAATCAAGACCCATTTCACCGACAGCTTTCTCCCTGGGATTGCTGGAAATGAGTTCAGGTGTTGGTCATGACCACAGGCATCAGGATGAACTTTAA
- the LTA4H gene encoding leukotriene A-4 hydrolase: MAAVDPCSFASPSCCLTRHLYLRCRADFGAQALRGTAAFTTRAEREALRCLVLDTKDLQVFKVTVNGQDAKFVFGEKHNFKGTPLEITLPFELRRGQEAVVEISFESSPKSSALQWFSPEQTSGKKHPFLFSQCQATHCRAIFPCQDTPAVKLTYYAEVSVPKELVALMSAHRDGEMPDPEDCSRKIYRFSQNVPIPCYLIALVVGALESRKIGPRTLVWAEKELVDKSAYEFAEAEAMLKTAEDLAGPYVWGQYDLLVLPPSFPYGGMENPCLTFVTPTLLAGDRSLSNVIAHEISHSWTGNLVTNKTWEHFWLNEGHTVYLERRIGGRLFGEQFRHFKALGGWRELQNTINTLGDKNPVTNLIPNLSEVDPDDAYSSVPYEKGFALLFYLEQLLGGPDVFIGFLKAYIQQFAYKSIVTEDWKKFLYSYFKDKVDVLDKVDWNSWFYAPGMPPVKPTYDMTLANACVALSQRWIKAKESDLGSFSSADLKEMSSHQLIEFLALLLLEAPLPVSHVQRMQQVYDFNAINNSEIRFRWLRLCLKSKWEEAIPLALKMATDQGRMKFTRPLFRDLYSFDKYRDLAVKTFLEHRASMHPVTSMLVGKDLNQDQ, encoded by the exons ATGGCGGCGGTGGATCCGTGTTCCTTCGCTTCgccctcctgctgcctcacGCGACACCTCTACCTGCGCTGCCGCGCGGACTTCGGCGCGCAGGCGCTGCGGGGCACGGCGGCCTTCACCACGCGCGCCGAGCGCGAGGCGCTGCGTTGCCTG GTCTTGGATACAAAAGACCTACAGGTATTTAAAGTGACTGTAAATGGACAGGATGCAAAATTTGTTTTCGGAGAAAAGCACAATTTCAAGGGAACTCCCCTGGAAATCACACTTCCTTTTGAACTAAGAAG GGGACAAGAAGCCGTTGTCGAAATCTCTTTTGAAAGCTCTCCAAAGTCTTCAGCTCTCCAATGGTTTAGTCCAGAGCAAACTTCTGGAAAGAAACACCCATTTCTCTTCAGCCAGTGTCAG GCCACCCACTGCAGAGCCATCTTTCCGTGCCAAGACACACCTGCTGTGAAACTAACCTACTATGCAGAG GTATCTGTTCCTAAAGAGTTGGTAGCTCTTATGAGTGCTCATCGCGATGGAGAGATGCCTGACCCAGAGGACTGCAGTCGGAAGATATACCGTTTCAGTCAGAAC GTTCCCATACCTTGCTACTTGATCGCTTTGGTGGTTGGAGCTTTAGAAAGCAG AAAGATTGGCCCAAGGACGCTGGTGTGGGCTGAAAAGGAGCTAGTGGATAAATCGGCCTATGAATTTGCGGAG GCTGAAGCtatgctgaaaacagcagaagattTAGCAGGACCCTATGTATGGGGACAGTATGATTTGTTAGTGTTGCCACCTTCTTTTCCTTATGGTGGAATGGAGAATCCTTGTCTTACTTTTGTGACTCCAACACTATTG gcaggtGATCGATCTCTGTCAAAT gTTATTGCTCATGAAATCTCTCACAGCTGGACAGGAAACTTGGTAACAAACAAAACATGGGAGCATTTTTG GCTGAATGAGGGACACACTGTATACCTGGAACGCAGGATTGGTGGTCGGTTGTTTGGTGAGCAGTTCAGGCACTTTAAAGCTCTAGGTGGTTGGAGGGAACTGCAGAATAcg ATAAATACTCTTGGAGATAAAAATCCTGTAACTAACCTCATCCCTAATCTGAGTGAAGTAGATCCTGATGATGCCTATTCATCTGTTCCGTATGAGaaaggctttgctttgcttttttaccTTGAACAACTTCTTGGAGGACCAG ATGTCTTCATTGGCTTCTTGAAGGCTTACATTCAGCAGTTTGCTTATAAGAGCATAGTAACGGAGGACTGGAAGAAGTTCTTGTACTCCTACTTCAAGGATAAG GTAGATGTTCTTGATAAAGTTGATTGGAACTCATGGTTTTATGCTCCAGGAATGCCACCAGTGAAGCCTAC GTATGATATGACACTAGCAAATGCTTGTGTTGCCTTGAGCCAAAGATGGATCAAA GCAAAAGAGAGTGATTTGGGCTCATTCAGCTCAGCAGACCTGAAGGAAATGTCATCTCATCAGTTGATTGAGTTCCTGGCACTGTTGCTTCTGGAG GCTCCTCTTCCAGTGTCACATGTCCAACGAATGCAGCAAGTCTACGACTTCAACGCTATaaacaattctgaaataagATTCAG atgGCTGCGCCTCTGCCTCAAGTCCAAGTGGGAAGAAGCTATTCCTCTGGCTCTAAAAATGGCAACAGATCAGGGCAGGATGAAGTTTACTCGACCCTTGTTCAG ggACCTTTATAGTTTTGACAAGTACAGAGATCTGGCTGTCAAGACATTTCTGGAGCATAGAGCCTCTATGCACCCTGTCACTTCCATGCTTGTGGGTAAAGACTTGAACCAGGATCAGTGA